Proteins encoded in a region of the Novibacillus thermophilus genome:
- a CDS encoding cysteine desulfurase-like protein, producing MPAPTYPIEKVRNMFPALKRTVNELPVAYFDGPGGSQVAGPVIRAVSEYMQKGVANLGGTYVTSRETRQIVERARASSAALLGSDCENIAFGANMTTLAFRIARALSREWREGKGNIVVTELDHHANVDPWKTAAEEKGLDVRTIQLNPDTLTLDDGKVDEVIDEQTELVAIGLASNVVGTINDVCRVVQRAKEVDALAVIDGVHAVPHFLVDFKQLEADILFCSAYKFFGPHVGIVAVKRDLLERLKMYKLKPHPGGVPEKLETGTINFEGLVGVTEAVHFIAGFGTGQSLRERIADGYKNIETHEKALADRLRAGLADIEGVTLYQAPDPIPKTPTVAFRVTGVHPVEVCHRMAEQAIHIESGNFYAMTLIDRLGFSESGGLIRAGLAPYNTEEEIDRLIDSVCSLSHNSSVEKIK from the coding sequence ATGCCTGCGCCTACATATCCAATTGAGAAAGTGAGAAATATGTTTCCTGCTTTAAAGCGAACCGTGAACGAACTTCCAGTCGCATACTTTGACGGCCCGGGCGGATCTCAAGTGGCAGGACCCGTGATACGGGCTGTATCTGAATACATGCAAAAAGGTGTCGCTAATCTGGGCGGTACATATGTGACAAGTCGCGAAACGAGGCAAATTGTCGAGAGGGCAAGAGCGTCGTCAGCGGCATTGCTCGGTTCGGATTGTGAAAACATTGCATTTGGGGCCAACATGACCACCTTGGCGTTCCGGATCGCCCGCGCTTTGTCCCGTGAATGGAGAGAAGGAAAAGGGAACATCGTCGTGACCGAACTGGACCATCACGCCAATGTCGATCCCTGGAAGACAGCAGCAGAAGAAAAGGGATTGGACGTCCGGACGATCCAATTGAATCCAGATACGTTGACCCTTGACGACGGCAAGGTAGACGAAGTTATCGATGAACAGACAGAACTCGTCGCCATCGGTCTTGCGTCCAATGTGGTCGGGACGATCAACGACGTCTGCCGAGTGGTTCAAAGAGCGAAGGAAGTCGATGCCCTTGCCGTCATCGACGGCGTTCACGCCGTGCCACACTTTTTGGTAGATTTTAAACAGCTCGAGGCAGATATTTTGTTTTGCTCTGCCTACAAGTTTTTTGGACCGCACGTCGGAATCGTCGCCGTTAAACGCGACTTATTGGAACGCTTAAAAATGTATAAATTGAAACCGCACCCGGGGGGTGTACCGGAAAAGTTGGAAACGGGGACGATTAACTTTGAAGGGCTCGTCGGTGTGACAGAGGCTGTGCACTTCATAGCTGGATTTGGCACGGGACAGTCTTTGAGGGAACGCATCGCAGACGGTTATAAGAACATCGAGACGCATGAAAAGGCGCTTGCCGATAGATTGCGGGCAGGCCTCGCCGACATTGAGGGCGTGACACTGTATCAGGCACCGGACCCGATACCGAAAACACCAACCGTCGCTTTTCGTGTAACGGGCGTTCATCCAGTTGAGGTTTGTCACCGAATGGCAGAGCAGGCGATCCACATCGAAAGCGGAAACTTTTATGCCATGACTCTCATTGACAGGCTCGGCTTTTCTGAAAGTGGTGGATTAATCCGCGCCGGGCTTGCACCATACAACACGGAGGAAGAGATTGACCGGTTGATTGACAGTGTTTGTTCCCTTTCACACAATTCAAGCGTTGAAAAGATAAAGTAA